From the Oleiharenicola lentus genome, one window contains:
- a CDS encoding MaoC family dehydratase yields MLQPPNRTSTMLYFEDLKPGDRFNTPEHTVTEEEIVEFARRHDPQPFHTDAEAAKGTFFRGLVASGWHTAAVSMGLMVRGEMPLRDGVIGQGVDNLRWPRPVRPGDRLRVVMEVAGLEPHPVRLGFGNLLLRCRTLNQDGKAVQEMTANLLIARRPSA; encoded by the coding sequence GTGCTGCAACCTCCGAACCGCACAAGCACCATGCTGTATTTCGAGGATCTCAAGCCGGGAGACCGCTTCAACACGCCGGAGCACACCGTGACGGAGGAGGAGATCGTGGAGTTTGCCCGGCGTCACGACCCGCAGCCGTTCCACACCGATGCCGAGGCAGCCAAGGGCACGTTTTTCCGCGGTCTCGTGGCCAGCGGCTGGCACACGGCGGCGGTCAGCATGGGCCTGATGGTGCGCGGCGAGATGCCGCTCCGCGACGGGGTCATCGGCCAGGGCGTGGACAACCTGCGGTGGCCGCGCCCCGTCAGACCCGGCGACCGCCTGCGCGTGGTCATGGAGGTCGCGGGCCTCGAACCGCACCCTGTGCGCCTGGGTTTCGGCAACCTGCTCCTGCGCTGCCGCACGCTCAACCAGGACGGCAAGGCCGTGCAGGAAATGACGGCGAACCTGCTGATCGCGCGCCGGCCCTCCGCCTGA
- a CDS encoding DUF1304 domain-containing protein, producing the protein MLATLLTGLVALLHLWFLVLEMFLWTKPLGRRVFKLTEEKAQLTKALAANQGLYNGFLAAGLVWGLWLGADGQAIRVFFLGCVIVAGVFGAATVGRKILFVQALPAAVALGLTWVA; encoded by the coding sequence ATGCTCGCCACACTCCTCACGGGCCTCGTCGCCCTCCTGCACCTCTGGTTCCTCGTGCTGGAAATGTTCCTGTGGACGAAGCCGCTCGGGCGCCGCGTGTTCAAGCTGACCGAGGAAAAGGCGCAGCTCACGAAGGCGCTCGCGGCCAACCAGGGGCTATACAACGGATTTCTCGCCGCGGGGCTGGTGTGGGGGCTTTGGCTGGGCGCGGATGGCCAGGCGATCCGGGTGTTCTTTCTGGGCTGCGTGATCGTGGCGGGGGTGTTTGGTGCGGCGACGGTGGGGCGGAAGATTTTGTTCGTGCAGGCGCTGCCGGCGGCCGTGGCGTTGGGGTTGACGTGGGTAGCCTGA
- a CDS encoding AEC family transporter codes for MLVLNTLAPVFLLIAAGAAMQATKLVSADFLKEANRVTYWLGLPALLFSQLAGSFRDAAGAGAMFTVMLAATLLVTAAAYGVAALLRVPGAALGTFVQGGFRGNLAFVGLPVIFSLPDAPLAWGVSARTAAVLTVAPMMVFYNVAGVVVLLLSQHRLGWGMVKPFVKQLITTPPLLATLAGIGWALAGWTLPAAVDKAFSALGEMALPLGLLGVGGSLVAVKLGATWRRPLGSALVKTALAPVLGWVVGRALGLGAAELKLVLILLACPTAIVSYTMALELKGDESLAAGTISLSVLTSLVSLAVIVGWF; via the coding sequence ATGCTCGTCCTCAACACCCTGGCGCCGGTCTTCCTGCTCATCGCGGCCGGCGCGGCGATGCAGGCGACGAAGCTGGTGTCGGCGGATTTTTTGAAAGAGGCGAATCGCGTCACCTACTGGCTGGGCCTGCCCGCGCTGCTCTTCTCGCAGCTCGCCGGTTCCTTCCGCGACGCGGCGGGTGCGGGCGCGATGTTCACGGTCATGCTGGCCGCCACGCTGCTCGTGACGGCGGCGGCCTACGGGGTGGCTGCGCTGCTGCGCGTGCCGGGCGCGGCGCTGGGGACCTTCGTGCAGGGCGGGTTTCGCGGCAACCTGGCCTTCGTGGGCCTGCCGGTGATTTTTTCGCTGCCCGACGCGCCGCTGGCGTGGGGCGTGTCGGCGCGCACGGCGGCGGTGCTCACGGTCGCGCCGATGATGGTGTTCTACAACGTGGCCGGCGTGGTCGTGCTGCTGCTGAGCCAGCACCGGCTGGGCTGGGGCATGGTGAAACCGTTCGTGAAACAACTCATCACGACGCCCCCGTTGCTTGCGACGCTCGCCGGCATCGGCTGGGCGCTCGCGGGCTGGACGCTGCCGGCGGCGGTGGACAAGGCCTTCTCCGCGCTCGGCGAGATGGCGCTGCCGCTCGGCCTGCTTGGGGTGGGCGGCTCGCTCGTGGCGGTGAAGCTCGGTGCCACGTGGCGCCGGCCGCTGGGATCCGCACTGGTGAAGACCGCGCTCGCGCCGGTGCTCGGCTGGGTGGTGGGCCGCGCGCTCGGCCTCGGCGCCGCCGAACTCAAGCTCGTGCTCATCCTCCTGGCCTGCCCCACGGCGATTGTCTCCTACACAATGGCCCTCGAGCTGAAAGGCGACGAGTCCCTCGCCGCCGGCACGATCTCCCTGAGCGTGCTCACGTCGCTGGTCTCGCTGGCGGTCATCGTAGGCTGGTTCTGA